The following are from one region of the Amycolatopsis sp. QT-25 genome:
- a CDS encoding cytochrome P450 produces the protein MITDPDTYTRGVPYERLASLRRESPVARVEDFWAVLRHSDVKYVLKNPKLFSSRLGGTQIRDPATGQDLEYVRRMMLNMDPPEHVRLRGLLTKAFTPRAVGRLTERIHGWARDLITEVAADGRGDFAAVAADLPLLTLAEVFGIPEQDRRLMYDWSNRVIGYQDADYAVSATVEADEVTDLARAALAVRPVPGPDGAMPDPRTRAGMPDLYAYATALGEYKRRHPGDDVMSNLMGHVGGDTDGGRVSIAEFENLFWLFSVAGNETLRNGIPGGMLALLSHPDQYRRLLADRSLLPGAVEEMLRWWTPVMHFRRTASEDVVLSDVDIRAGDKVVVWFSAANRDESVFGDPDRFDIGRTPNDHLTFGHGPHFCLGAQLARVQLRAMFEAVLDLLGEVELAGEPVRLRSNFQNGLKSLPIRWRR, from the coding sequence GTGATCACCGATCCGGACACCTACACCCGGGGCGTGCCGTACGAGCGCCTCGCGTCGCTGCGCCGGGAGTCACCGGTCGCCCGGGTGGAAGATTTCTGGGCCGTGTTGCGGCATTCCGACGTCAAGTACGTGCTGAAGAACCCGAAGCTGTTCTCGTCGCGCCTGGGCGGCACGCAGATCCGGGACCCGGCGACCGGGCAGGACCTCGAGTACGTCCGGCGGATGATGCTCAACATGGATCCGCCCGAGCACGTCCGGCTGCGTGGCCTGCTCACCAAGGCGTTCACGCCGCGTGCGGTCGGCAGGCTGACCGAGCGGATCCACGGCTGGGCGAGGGACCTGATCACCGAGGTCGCCGCGGACGGCCGAGGCGACTTCGCCGCCGTCGCCGCCGATCTCCCGCTGCTGACGCTCGCGGAGGTCTTCGGGATCCCCGAACAGGACCGGCGGCTGATGTACGACTGGAGCAACCGGGTGATCGGTTACCAGGACGCCGATTACGCGGTGAGCGCGACCGTCGAGGCGGACGAGGTGACCGATCTCGCGCGGGCGGCGCTGGCCGTCCGGCCGGTTCCGGGGCCGGACGGGGCGATGCCCGATCCGCGCACCCGCGCGGGCATGCCGGATCTCTACGCGTACGCCACCGCGCTCGGCGAGTACAAACGCCGGCATCCCGGCGACGACGTGATGAGCAACCTGATGGGGCACGTCGGCGGCGACACCGACGGCGGCCGGGTGTCGATCGCGGAATTCGAGAACCTGTTCTGGCTGTTCTCCGTGGCAGGCAACGAGACTCTGCGCAACGGCATCCCCGGCGGGATGCTCGCGCTGCTTTCGCATCCGGATCAGTACCGGCGGCTGCTGGCCGACCGGTCCCTGCTTCCCGGCGCGGTGGAAGAGATGCTCCGCTGGTGGACGCCGGTGATGCACTTCCGCCGGACCGCGAGCGAGGACGTCGTTCTGTCCGATGTGGACATCCGGGCGGGTGACAAGGTGGTCGTCTGGTTCTCCGCCGCGAACCGCGACGAGTCTGTGTTCGGCGATCCGGACCGCTTCGACATCGGCCGCACGCCCAACGATCACCTGACCTTCGGGCACGGCCCGCATTTCTGTCTCGGCGCTCAGCTCGCCAGGGTGCAACTGCGCGCGATGTTCGAAGCGGTCCTGGACCTGCTCGGCGAGGTCGAACTCGCCGGGGAACCGGTGCGGTTACGGTCGAACTTCCAGAACGGGCTGAAGTCGCTGCCGATCCGCTGGCGGCGATGA
- a CDS encoding MFS transporter — translation MSSSVQLSTSSTRWDARLWGVLLTVSVVVGLDALDVSMVAVALPSIQAELGLSTGALQWIISAYVLGYGGLLLLGGRTADLLGRRRVFLVAVAVFALASLLGGLVDDGALLIATRFIKGLAAAFTAPAALSIITTTFHEGPARNRAISIFAVFGASGYSAGLVFSGLLTEVGWRWTFLLPVPIALAALVAALKLIPSYQPQTGGGYDFPGAITGAAGSLLLVFAVVEAPEIGWAAPRTLISFALALALLVTFVVIEKRSKHPLLRLGILRSGPLARANLGGATFFGAYIGFQFVVMLYLQTVLGWSALQTALGFLPAALIVAFGSPRIEPLIDRLGTSRTILAGVVAHVIGYALFLRIDESSSYAGSVLPSMILLGLGFMLAFSSLNIQATNGISDDEQGLAGGLLNTSIQVGGAIGLAVVTAVLTGNAGGATGPAALLNGLAPALTVVTGIAVLSVLVALSGVVGLRKAEARSTVAEPEFAAAE, via the coding sequence ATGAGTTCTTCCGTGCAGCTGTCCACCAGCTCGACAAGGTGGGACGCGCGCCTCTGGGGTGTCCTGCTCACTGTGTCCGTCGTCGTGGGCCTCGACGCGCTCGACGTGTCGATGGTCGCCGTCGCCCTCCCGTCCATCCAGGCCGAACTCGGCCTCTCCACCGGTGCCCTGCAATGGATCATCAGCGCCTACGTGCTCGGCTACGGCGGCCTGCTGCTCCTCGGCGGGCGTACCGCCGACCTGCTCGGCAGGCGCCGGGTCTTCCTCGTCGCCGTCGCGGTCTTCGCACTCGCCTCCCTGCTCGGTGGCCTCGTCGACGACGGCGCGCTGCTGATCGCCACCCGGTTCATCAAGGGACTCGCGGCCGCGTTCACCGCGCCGGCGGCCCTGTCCATCATCACCACGACCTTCCACGAAGGTCCCGCCCGCAACCGGGCGATCAGCATCTTCGCCGTGTTCGGTGCCAGCGGTTACTCCGCGGGCCTCGTCTTCTCCGGTCTGCTCACCGAGGTGGGCTGGCGCTGGACGTTCCTGCTGCCGGTGCCGATCGCGCTCGCCGCGCTGGTCGCCGCGCTCAAGCTGATCCCGTCCTACCAGCCGCAGACCGGTGGCGGCTACGACTTCCCGGGCGCGATCACCGGTGCCGCCGGTTCGCTCCTGCTGGTCTTCGCCGTGGTCGAAGCGCCGGAGATCGGCTGGGCCGCCCCGCGGACCCTGATCTCGTTCGCCCTCGCGCTCGCCCTGCTCGTCACGTTCGTGGTCATCGAGAAGCGCAGCAAGCACCCGCTGCTCCGCCTCGGCATCCTGCGCTCCGGCCCGCTGGCCCGCGCCAATCTCGGCGGCGCGACGTTCTTCGGCGCCTACATCGGCTTCCAGTTCGTGGTCATGCTGTACCTGCAGACCGTGCTGGGCTGGTCCGCGTTGCAGACCGCGCTCGGGTTCCTGCCCGCCGCGCTGATCGTCGCCTTCGGTTCGCCCAGGATCGAGCCGCTGATCGACCGGCTCGGCACGTCGCGCACGATTCTCGCCGGTGTCGTCGCCCACGTCATCGGATACGCGCTGTTCCTGCGCATCGACGAAAGTTCGAGCTACGCCGGTTCCGTGCTGCCGAGCATGATCCTGCTGGGTCTCGGCTTCATGCTGGCGTTCTCCTCGCTGAACATCCAGGCGACCAATGGCATCTCCGACGACGAGCAGGGGCTCGCCGGCGGGCTGCTGAACACGTCGATCCAGGTCGGCGGCGCGATCGGCCTCGCCGTGGTGACCGCCGTCCTGACCGGCAACGCGGGTGGTGCCACCGGCCCGGCCGCGCTGCTGAACGGGTTGGCGCCCGCGCTGACCGTCGTCACCGGCATCGCCGTGCTCAGTGTCCTGGTGGCGTTGTCCGGAGTGGTCGGCCTGCGCAAGGCCGAAGCCCGCTCCACCGTCGCCGAACCGGAGTTCGCCGCGGCCGAATGA
- a CDS encoding MarR family transcriptional regulator, protein MSDDAEQDLLREWHDLSARHAAVFGRLECRLQERHGLGVTEFEALERLVNCGVGKCRTADLTEVVHLSQSATSRLVARLEREGLVQRLLCEADRRGIFVVVTEEGRRRYEEAKPTHRATLEETLTVGT, encoded by the coding sequence GTGAGCGACGACGCCGAACAAGACCTGCTGCGGGAGTGGCACGACCTGTCCGCTCGGCACGCGGCGGTCTTCGGGCGCCTCGAATGCCGGCTCCAAGAGCGCCACGGCCTCGGCGTCACCGAGTTCGAAGCCCTCGAACGGCTGGTGAACTGCGGCGTCGGCAAATGCCGCACGGCCGATCTGACCGAGGTCGTCCACCTGAGCCAGAGCGCGACGTCACGCCTCGTCGCCCGGCTCGAACGCGAGGGACTCGTCCAGCGCTTGCTCTGCGAGGCGGACCGGCGTGGGATCTTCGTCGTCGTGACCGAGGAAGGCCGCCGTCGCTACGAAGAGGCGAAGCCCACGCACCGGGCCACCCTCGAAGAGACTCTCACCGTCGGGACGTGA
- a CDS encoding PASTA domain-containing protein, whose protein sequence is MPKTVALILVTAVAMLTACGTPGARPEAPQAVSTVTETSASVQRPPETSGPASSAVRLIVVPDVSGMNHQEAQDAMQAAGLYNLREVDGTGKGRVLALDRNWVQTGQDPAPGTKVAADAVITLTAVKIGEK, encoded by the coding sequence ATGCCGAAGACCGTCGCACTGATCCTCGTCACCGCCGTCGCCATGCTGACCGCTTGCGGTACCCCGGGCGCGCGGCCGGAGGCGCCGCAAGCGGTCAGTACGGTGACCGAGACGTCCGCGAGTGTCCAGCGACCGCCGGAGACCAGTGGACCCGCCTCCTCCGCCGTTCGCCTGATCGTCGTCCCCGATGTTTCGGGAATGAACCATCAGGAAGCGCAGGACGCGATGCAAGCGGCGGGCCTGTACAACCTGCGAGAAGTCGACGGAACCGGCAAAGGCCGGGTACTCGCGCTGGACCGGAATTGGGTCCAGACCGGACAGGATCCGGCGCCGGGGACGAAGGTGGCCGCGGACGCGGTGATCACCTTGACCGCCGTCAAAATCGGCGAGAAGTGA
- a CDS encoding helix-turn-helix transcriptional regulator, translating to MVKPTKVTNSIRALRFAKGEMTQAELADRIDVTRQTVIAIEQGRYSPSLEMAFRIARVFGVGLDDVFQYPEQE from the coding sequence ATGGTGAAACCGACCAAGGTCACGAACTCCATCCGCGCCCTGCGGTTCGCGAAGGGTGAGATGACCCAGGCGGAACTCGCGGACCGGATCGACGTCACGCGCCAGACGGTGATCGCCATCGAACAGGGCCGCTACTCGCCGTCCTTGGAGATGGCCTTCCGGATCGCCCGGGTGTTCGGCGTCGGGCTCGACGACGTTTTCCAGTATCCAGAACAGGAATGA
- a CDS encoding NAD(P)-dependent alcohol dehydrogenase, which translates to MKAIAQHEYGTTDVLTLTELPEPEAGPDGVVVRIRAAAVDPGVWHLMEGTPYLVRLMGFGVRRPKARVRGLDFAGVVHAVGENVTPFRPGDEVFGTCEGSFAEYALTTVDRLAKKPERLGFGEAAAVPISAFTALQALRDRGRVAPRQKVLVIGAGGGVGTFAVQIAKAFGAEVDGVCGTDKVELVRSLGASRVFDYTREDFGGGYDLILDTAGNRSLTSLRASLTPQGTLVIVGGEGKGRWVGPVGRNLRALLLGPFVKQKIRGLFSRENGNDLQTLRTLIEAGKLTPVVDRAFPLAEVPEAIRYVREGHAHGKVVITI; encoded by the coding sequence GTGAAGGCGATCGCCCAGCACGAGTACGGCACCACCGACGTTCTGACCCTGACCGAACTGCCCGAACCCGAAGCCGGACCCGACGGTGTGGTCGTGCGGATCCGCGCGGCGGCGGTCGATCCCGGAGTCTGGCACCTCATGGAGGGAACGCCGTATCTGGTGCGGCTCATGGGTTTCGGGGTACGGAGGCCGAAGGCCCGGGTCCGCGGGCTGGACTTCGCCGGCGTGGTGCACGCCGTCGGCGAGAACGTGACGCCATTCCGGCCCGGTGACGAGGTTTTCGGCACCTGCGAAGGTTCTTTCGCCGAGTACGCGCTGACCACCGTGGACAGACTCGCCAAGAAGCCCGAGCGGCTCGGCTTCGGAGAAGCGGCGGCGGTGCCCATCTCCGCTTTCACCGCGCTTCAAGCGCTCCGGGACCGCGGGCGAGTCGCGCCGCGGCAGAAGGTCCTGGTCATCGGCGCGGGCGGTGGCGTGGGCACCTTCGCGGTGCAGATCGCCAAGGCGTTCGGCGCCGAGGTGGACGGCGTATGCGGCACGGACAAGGTGGAGCTCGTCCGCTCGCTCGGCGCGTCCCGGGTTTTCGACTACACCCGTGAGGATTTCGGCGGCGGTTACGACCTCATCCTCGACACCGCGGGCAATCGGTCGCTGACGTCGCTGCGGGCGTCCCTTACCCCTCAGGGCACTCTCGTCATCGTCGGCGGCGAGGGCAAGGGCCGATGGGTCGGCCCGGTGGGCCGCAATCTGCGGGCACTGCTCCTCGGGCCGTTCGTGAAGCAGAAAATCCGCGGGCTGTTCTCCAGGGAGAACGGAAACGATCTCCAGACGCTGCGGACGCTCATCGAGGCGGGAAAACTGACACCCGTCGTCGACCGGGCCTTCCCGCTGGCCGAGGTGCCCGAAGCCATCCGTTACGTGCGCGAAGGGCACGCGCACGGCAAGGTCGTCATCACCATCTGA
- a CDS encoding alkaline phosphatase D family protein: MSVNRRDLLRGAATAGALGLAWPLSSRMTVAQAEEAAVALGATWDEAPFTLGVASGDPVPYGVALWTRIAPKPMEFEQPLADTVEVTWEVAADRGFRRRVARGTTAATAELGHSVHVPVSGLEPGSQYYYRFHALGKVSRVGRTRTAPVGPVRRVRFASANCQAFHDGFYAAHAGIAREDLDFVVHLGDYVYEHGQVGGNPLRDHEGPEVLTLPAYRRRHALYKSDPSLRDAHAAHPWFITWDDHEVVNDYSGTTPSLRARRSAAYQAWFEHMPVRPDHPSTPRIHRQRRWGDLLDLSILDLRQYRSAQNLPDGTILGADQKAWLKDQVTGAGEAWHCWVNSIMLSQLAKPGGGYMFTDQWDGFLAERKEVLTHVANSGLEDLVVITGDWHSAFVDDIRPDFADPATPVIGTEFTAHSVSSGAYSPEWNATNGPKMGAANPHLKYFEGDRYGYDVYEVTPRRWSTHMRVIGDRRDPRSPVSALTTFHVDRGRPGSYEDRATITSPAQYRRR, translated from the coding sequence ATGTCCGTCAACCGCCGGGATCTGTTGCGAGGCGCCGCCACCGCCGGCGCGCTGGGGCTGGCCTGGCCGTTGAGCTCGCGGATGACGGTCGCGCAGGCCGAGGAGGCCGCGGTGGCGCTGGGCGCGACCTGGGACGAGGCGCCGTTCACGCTCGGCGTCGCGTCCGGCGACCCGGTGCCGTACGGCGTCGCCCTCTGGACCAGGATCGCACCGAAGCCGATGGAGTTCGAGCAGCCACTGGCCGACACCGTCGAGGTGACCTGGGAGGTCGCCGCCGACCGCGGGTTCCGCCGCCGCGTGGCGCGCGGGACGACGGCCGCGACCGCCGAACTCGGGCACAGCGTGCACGTCCCGGTTTCCGGACTGGAGCCGGGTTCGCAGTACTACTACCGGTTCCACGCGCTCGGCAAGGTCAGCCGGGTCGGCCGCACCCGTACCGCACCGGTCGGCCCCGTCCGGCGGGTGCGGTTCGCCTCGGCGAACTGCCAGGCGTTCCACGACGGGTTCTACGCGGCGCACGCCGGGATCGCCAGGGAGGACCTCGATTTCGTCGTCCACCTCGGCGACTACGTCTACGAGCACGGTCAGGTCGGCGGCAACCCGCTGCGCGACCACGAAGGTCCCGAGGTACTGACGCTGCCGGCGTACCGGCGGCGGCACGCGCTCTACAAGTCCGACCCGTCGCTGCGGGACGCCCACGCGGCTCATCCGTGGTTCATCACCTGGGACGACCACGAGGTCGTCAACGACTACAGCGGTACCACCCCGTCGTTGCGGGCACGGCGCTCGGCGGCGTACCAGGCCTGGTTCGAGCACATGCCGGTACGCCCGGACCACCCGTCGACGCCGAGGATCCACCGGCAGCGCCGCTGGGGCGATCTGCTCGATCTGTCCATTTTGGACCTCAGGCAGTACCGATCGGCGCAGAACCTGCCCGACGGCACGATCCTCGGGGCGGACCAGAAGGCATGGCTCAAGGATCAGGTGACCGGCGCCGGCGAGGCGTGGCACTGCTGGGTGAACTCGATCATGCTGAGCCAGCTGGCGAAACCCGGTGGCGGCTACATGTTCACGGATCAATGGGACGGCTTCCTCGCCGAACGCAAGGAAGTGCTGACCCACGTGGCGAACAGCGGCCTCGAAGACCTCGTGGTGATCACCGGCGACTGGCATTCGGCGTTCGTCGACGACATCCGCCCGGACTTCGCGGATCCGGCCACCCCGGTGATCGGCACGGAGTTCACCGCGCATTCGGTCAGCTCCGGCGCCTACTCCCCCGAATGGAACGCCACGAACGGTCCGAAGATGGGCGCGGCGAACCCGCACCTCAAGTACTTCGAGGGCGACCGGTACGGCTACGACGTCTACGAGGTCACTCCACGCCGCTGGAGCACGCACATGCGGGTGATCGGCGACCGGCGCGACCCGCGTTCGCCGGTGAGCGCCCTGACGACGTTCCACGTCGACCGCGGCAGGCCGGGGTCCTATGAGGACCGGGCCACGATCACCTCCCCCGCGCAGTACCGGCGACGCTAG
- a CDS encoding alpha/beta fold hydrolase, which yields MGFDQLELSRTFDWRGRAVAWERLGEGAPVVLCHGTPWSAQLWAPFARALSEEFAVYVWDMPGYGRSSKEPGHAVDLGTQGELFADLLGHWGPAAPHVIAHDYGGAVSLRAKLLHGAEYASLALVDVVALRPWGSEFFRLVAENAEVFQAQPPAVHRGALESYIATASHRGLTGAQSATLTEPWLDARGQRAFYRQIAEADVRYTDEIQDRYPELELPVKVIWGADDTWIPVDRAERLAAAIPGALLDVIPDAGHLIQYDAPVELAFSLHRWLTAEVDRWRPAGSGH from the coding sequence GTGGGTTTCGATCAGCTGGAGTTGTCGCGGACGTTCGACTGGCGGGGCCGTGCGGTGGCGTGGGAACGCCTCGGCGAAGGCGCCCCGGTGGTGCTGTGTCACGGGACACCGTGGTCGGCACAACTGTGGGCGCCTTTCGCCCGAGCGCTCAGCGAAGAATTCGCCGTGTACGTCTGGGACATGCCGGGGTACGGCCGTTCGTCGAAGGAACCCGGCCACGCCGTCGATCTCGGGACGCAGGGCGAGCTTTTCGCCGACCTGCTCGGGCACTGGGGGCCGGCGGCCCCGCACGTGATCGCCCACGACTACGGCGGGGCCGTGTCCCTGCGCGCGAAGCTGCTGCACGGTGCCGAGTACGCCTCGCTCGCCTTGGTGGACGTCGTCGCGCTGCGGCCGTGGGGTTCGGAATTCTTCCGGCTCGTCGCGGAGAACGCCGAGGTCTTCCAGGCGCAGCCCCCGGCCGTGCACCGGGGCGCGCTGGAGTCCTACATCGCGACGGCCTCCCATCGTGGTCTCACCGGCGCGCAATCGGCCACCCTGACCGAGCCCTGGCTGGACGCGCGGGGGCAACGTGCGTTCTACCGGCAGATCGCCGAGGCGGACGTCCGGTACACCGACGAGATCCAGGACCGTTATCCGGAACTCGAGTTGCCGGTGAAGGTGATCTGGGGTGCGGACGACACCTGGATCCCGGTGGACCGGGCGGAGCGACTCGCCGCCGCGATTCCCGGCGCCCTCCTCGACGTCATCCCGGATGCCGGGCATCTGATCCAGTACGACGCGCCGGTCGAACTGGCCTTTTCCCTGCATCGGTGGCTCACGGCGGAAGTGGACCGGTGGAGGCCGGCCGGAAGCGGACACTGA
- a CDS encoding GAF and ANTAR domain-containing protein: MVRARRRFSPVTPVVHHADVQKWERRALADEIDWQQDKNRFVEDVGDGELPVTSEKGVRLIAGPLVNQFVALTRALLDSGSIGAVLERVVFATRDLVPGADLVSVTLLDPDGGFHTPVRTDEIAGELDQLQYQYGEGACVEAARVSGPAAAFSDNLAEDARWPRFGPAAAALGFHSLVSTALLPEASSSQLSGALNVYSRRPHGIARADRDVLLLLATHASLALATTHAVTRGQLQEEQLQQALDSRDAIGQAKGILMARRGIDAAEAFEVLRHTSQNMNVKLRELAEMLSKRHTELQLPD; this comes from the coding sequence ATGGTGCGCGCTCGGCGCCGGTTCTCGCCGGTGACTCCCGTGGTGCATCACGCCGATGTGCAGAAGTGGGAGAGGCGGGCTTTGGCCGATGAAATCGACTGGCAGCAGGACAAGAACCGATTCGTCGAGGATGTCGGCGACGGCGAACTGCCGGTGACCTCTGAGAAGGGCGTCCGGCTCATCGCCGGGCCACTGGTCAACCAGTTCGTAGCCTTGACCAGGGCGCTGCTGGATTCCGGTTCGATCGGGGCGGTCCTCGAACGGGTGGTCTTCGCGACGCGAGACCTGGTGCCGGGCGCGGACTTGGTCAGCGTCACACTCCTCGATCCCGACGGCGGGTTCCACACGCCGGTGCGGACCGACGAGATCGCCGGCGAGCTGGATCAGCTGCAGTACCAGTACGGCGAGGGTGCCTGTGTGGAGGCGGCGCGGGTTTCCGGACCGGCGGCGGCGTTCAGCGACAACCTCGCCGAGGACGCCCGCTGGCCGCGCTTCGGCCCGGCCGCCGCGGCGCTCGGTTTCCATTCGCTGGTCTCGACGGCTTTGCTGCCGGAAGCGTCGAGTTCGCAGCTTTCCGGTGCGCTGAACGTCTACTCGCGGCGCCCGCACGGCATCGCCAGGGCCGATCGTGACGTGCTGCTGCTCCTGGCGACGCACGCGTCGCTGGCCTTGGCGACCACGCACGCGGTCACACGCGGTCAGTTGCAGGAGGAACAGCTGCAACAGGCGCTGGACAGCCGGGACGCGATCGGGCAGGCCAAGGGCATCCTGATGGCGCGGCGCGGGATCGACGCCGCGGAGGCGTTCGAGGTGCTGCGGCACACGTCGCAGAACATGAACGTCAAACTCCGGGAACTGGCGGAGATGCTGTCCAAAAGGCATACCGAACTGCAACTGCCCGACTGA